In Diabrotica undecimpunctata isolate CICGRU chromosome 4, icDiaUnde3, whole genome shotgun sequence, a single genomic region encodes these proteins:
- the sdk gene encoding protein sidekick isoform X4 has protein sequence MLLVLHLLLVFRYGDAVYHEDNYFTVRTQIVQPPVDTRVLLGQTATLQCKISSDPTVPYQLDWFRDKQLISPRGSQRIRILSDGTLEIEAVRASDVGFYTCSVLSPGGNETRSAKLSVIELPFSPSSVKAERVDNGSQRAVNVSWTPGFDGNSPIKKYIVQKREIPELVPPIAGPIPDPLLNWVTELSNVSAAQKWVLLTNLKAAAVYQFRVSAVNSVGEGPPSDPSNQVMLPQEAPSGPPVGFVGSARSSSEIITQWQPPLEEHRNGQILGYIIRYRLYGYKESPWTIRNITNEAQRNYLITDLITWKDYVVQIAAYNNKGVGVFTDGAKIKTKEGVPEAPPIIKKVKALNSTSIQIWWTPPDPQKINGINQGYKIQSWQWHPTRGNIETNMMTVHPNLLDPYAEQTAVMTHLEKFKAYNITVLCFTDPGDGQMSEMHHVKTKEDVPNEVSNLQFDEISDRAVKVLWKPPKKINGILKGYQLTYQIKDEPSTLRVKNLTADTLSIKVNDLQATTHYRFEVTAWTAVGPGPSKIAIIQSGVEPVLPHPPSKLALSNIEAFSVVLQFTPGFDGNSSITKWTVEAQTSRNASWFVVYEISDPDATTIAVTGLVPFTVYKLRLIANNVVGASIPSESTKEFQTIQAPPAFPPRNVTVRAMSATELRVRWIPLQQIEWFGNPRGYNITYTEIRTGFAHSSNIEDHTANSHIIIGLEEYALYEVKMQACNDVGCSPSGPTALERTREDVPSFGPMNVEANATSSTTIVVRWGDVPKEHQNGLIEGFKVFYAAENKAPVHHKQIASNSTFTATLTELKKFVVYHIQVLAYTRLGDGEPSAPAVRVRTYEDVPGAPSNVSFPDVSLSSARIIWDVPEEPNGEILAYKVTYHLDNVKTNNKFSKEFPPSERTFRFTQLEPEKYYLFSVTAQTRLGWGKTAHASVYTTNNRDIPQPPSMPQISKSQIQSHHITFSWTSGRDGFGPLRYYTVQKMENLGPWQSLPERVDPQLNSYTVSGLKPFTLYRFRIRATNDIGPSQFSPESIEVRTYPAAPSKGVSGLKVIPITTTSVEVFWEAIDEQYWCGDSKSGGYRVVFQPVSDFPTALQATPKEEVMGINANKMVLTELLQDRNYEIVVIPFNAQGEGPISPPVTVYVGEAVPTGEPRGLQGEPVSSTEVRLRWKPPQHQMQNGELLGYKIFYLVLNSPQKLDEGKKWEEEIEVVPASTTTHSLVFLDKYTEYKIQVLAFNPAGDGPRSQPVRVKTLQDLPSAPTNLTFSEITMNSLTVSWDPPRKRNGDIVSYIVTYETTEENERFSKQVKQKVTTTYLQVPSLEEEVTYTFKVKAQTIDYGPPIASNVTTGPQEGSPSTPKELSLVKTLTSIELRWFNGATGKGPILGYYIESRKKDDIRWQTVAKTTNGPLQEFTVLYQSLLPSTSYKFRVIPYNKFGISYPAYSDESVLTPSKLYMEYGLLQLTPFYRQTWFMVALAAMSIIIIIMIIAILCVKSKSYKYKQEAQKTLEESMAMSVGDHQDLALDYYRSRNGNASTNSLSNLNKKGTLSRKPPSHQPPPVVGKSPPRPSPASVPYNSDEESLKGYDENPDDSSVTEKPSEMSSSDSQGSESENESVRSDPHSFVNHYANVNDTLRQSWKRQKPVRNYSSYTDSEPEGSAVVSLNGGQIIMNNMARSRAPLPGFSSFV, from the exons TTCCCCCCATTGCAGGACCGATTCCAGATCCGCTTCTCAACTGGGTCACTGAACTCAGTAACGTCTCAGCCGCTCAGAAATGGGTGCTGTTGACCAATCTCAAGGCTGCTGCCGTGTACCAATTCAGGGTCAGCGCTGTAAACAGCGTTGGCGAAGGACCACCGTCGGACCCCAGCAACCAGGTTATGTTGCCGCAAGAAG CTCCCTCCGGTCCACCCGTTGGCTTCGTGGGATCGGCTAGGAGCTCTTCGGAGATAATAACCCAGTGGCAGCCGCCGTTAGAAGAACACCGAAACGGTCAAATTCTTGGATACATTATACGATACAGGCTGTACGGGTACAAAGAAAGTCCTTGGACTATCAGGAATATTACAAACGAG GCCCAGCGTAACTATCTCATCACTGATTTAATAACCTGGAAAGACTACGTAGTACAAATCGCAGCTTACAACAACAAAGGTGTTGGAGTTTTCACAGACGGAGCCAAAATCAAAACCAAAGAAG GAGTACCTGAAGCGCCCCCTATAATAAAGAAAGTCAAAGCTTTAAATTCGACGTCTATACAAATATGGTGGACACCTCCGGATCCGCAAAAGATAAACGGCATAAACCAGGGCTACAAAATCCAATCGTGGCAGTGGCATCCAACCAGAGGCAACATCGAAACGAACATGATGACTGTACATCCAAATCTTTTAGATCCATATGCCGAACAAACTGCTGTTATGACTCACCTCGAAAAGTTCAAAGCTTACAATATCACCGTACTTTGTTTTACTGATCCTGGTGATGGACAGATGAGCGAGATGCATCACGTAAAAACCAAAGAAGACG TTCCAAATGAAGTTTCCAACTTACAATTCGACGAGATCAGCGACAGAGCGGTCAAAGTGCTGTGGAAACCCCCTAAAAAGATTAACGGCATTCTAAAAGGTTACCAGCTAACATACCAAATAAAAGACGAACCCAGCACACTTCGCGTCAAAAATTTGACAGCTGACACTTTGAGCATAAAGGTTAATGATCTTCAAGCCACTACACATTATCGTTTTGAAGTAACAGCTTGGACGGCCGTTGGACCAGGTCCATCTAAGATAGCGATCATACAGTCCGGTGTGGAGCCTGTACTGCCACATCCGCCTTCTAAGCTAGCTTTGTCCAACATCGAAGCGTTTTCTGTAGTATTACAGTTTACTCCAGGTTTCGATGGGAATTCTTCGATCACAAAATGGACCGTAGAAGCCCAAACGTCAAGGAATGCCTCTTGGTTTGTTGTCTATGAAATTTCTGATCCGGATGCGACTACCATCGCTGTAACAGGTCTTGTACCTTTTACAGTTTATAAATTAAGACTGATCGCTAATAATGTTGTCGGAGCTTCCATACCAAGTGAGTCTACTAAGGAATTTCAAACTATTCAGGCCCCACCGGCATTTCCTCCGAGAAATGTCACAGTTAGAGCTATGAGTGCCACAGAATTGAGAGTAAGATGGATC CCTCTACAGCAAATAGAATGGTTTGGAAATCCAAGAGGTTACAATATTACGTATACAGAAATTCGTACTGGGTTTGCTCACAGTTCCAATATCGAAGATCATACAGCAAATTCACATATTATTATCGGATTGGAGGAGTATGCTTTGTATGAAGTGAAGATGCAAGCTTGCAATGACGTAGGGTGTTCACCATCAGGACCTACAGCTCTTGAAAGAACCAGAGAAGATG ttcctTCTTTTGGTCCCATGAACGTAGAAGCTAATGCCACATCTTCGACAACCATAGTGGTAAGATGGGGTGACGTCCCGAAGGAACACCAAAATGGTCTTATAGAAGGCTTCAAAGTATTTTATGCTGCTGAAAATAAGGCTCCCGTACATCACAAACAAATAGCGAGCAATTCGACATTCACTGCCACACTTACCGAACTGAAGAAATTTGTGGTATATCACATTCAAGTTCTAGCGTACACGAGGTTGGGAGATGGTGAGCCCAGTGCACCTGCTGTTCGGGTTAGAACATATGAAGATG TTCCGGGAGCTCCATCAAACGTTTCATTTCCAGACGTGTCGTTAAGTTCAGCTCGTATAATTTGGGACGTTCCTGAAGAACCGAACGGCGAAATTTTAGCCTACAAAGTAACTTACCATCTGGACAACGTAAAAACCAACAATAAGTTCTCAAAGGAGTTTCCACCTTCTGAGAGAACTTTCAGATTTACTCAGTTAGAACCGGAGAAATACTACTTGTTCTCGGTGACAGCTCAAACTAGACTCGGCTGGGGAAAGACGGCGCATGCCTCGGTTTATACGACAAATAACCGAGATATACCACAACCGCCTTCTATGCCACAGATTAGTAAGAGCCAGATCCAAAGCCATCACATCACTTTCAGTTGGACATCAG GTCGGGATGGTTTTGGTCCTCTCAGATACTACACTGTCCAGAAAATGGAGAATTTAGGCCCATGGCAATCGTTACCTGAAAGAGTTGATCCTCAACTTAATTCCTATACAGTTTCTGGTTTAAAACCGTTTACATTGTATCGGTTTCGAATAAGAGCAACGAACGATATCGGACCGAGTCAGTTCAGTCCAGAATCGATAGAAGTCCGCACCTATCCAGCGGCTCCAAGCAAAG GAGTTAGTGGTTTAAAGGTAATCCCCATCACTACCACTAGCGTTGAGGTATTCTGGGAAGCCATAGATGAGCAGTACTGGTGTGGAGATAGTAAAAGTGGCGGGTACCGAGTTGTATTTCAACCTGTCTCCGATTTTCCAACTGCTCTTCAAGCGACGCCTAAAGAAGAAGTTATGGGTATCAAT GCTAACAAAATGGTCCTCACCGAACTTCTTCAAGACAGAAACTATGAGATCGTCGTCATTCCATTTAATGCGCAAGGAGAAGGTCCTATCAGTCCGCCGGTGACTGTGTATGTGGGCGAGGCGGTACCAACTGGGGAACCACGAGGTCTTCAAGGAGAACCGGTGTCTTCTACTGAAGTTAGACTTAGGTGGAAACCACCACAACACCAGATGCAGAATGGAGAACTTCTAGGATATAAA atatttTATTTGGTTCTAAACTCTCCGCAAAAATTGGACGAAGGCAAAAAATGGGAAGAAGAAATAGAAGTAGTACCAGCATCGACCACCACTCACAGCTTGGTATTCCTCGACAAATATACCGAATATAAAATTCAAGTATTGGCGTTTAATCCAGCCGGTGACGGGCCCAGATCTCAACCGGTTCGAGTAAAAACGTTGCAAGATTTGCCCAGTGCGCCGACGAATTTGACTTTCTCCGAAATTACGATGAACAGTTTGACCGTGTCGTGGGATCCACCTAGGAAGAGAAATGGTGATATCGTTAGTTATATCGTTACGTATGAAACCACTGAAGAAAATGAAC GTTTTAGCAAGCAGGTGAAGCAAAAAGTAACGACGACCTATCTTCAAGTTCCTAGCTTGGAGGAAGAAGTAACATACACGTTTAAAGTGAAAGCACAGACAATCGATTACGGTCCTCCCATCGCGAGTAACGTGACTACCGGACCACAAGAAGGTTCGCCGAGTACACCGAAGGAACTTAGCTTGGTGAAAACTTTAACTAGTATCGAGTTGAGGTGGTTCAATGGAGCCACAGGCAAGGGGCCTATATTGGGATACTACATTGAATCCAGGAAAAAAG acgaCATCAGATGGCAAACAGTAGCAAAAACCACCAACGGTCCTCTACAAGAGTTCACCGTACTGTACCAGAGCCTGTTACCTTCGACTTCGTACAAATTTAGGGTAATCCCCTACAACAAATTCGGAATAAGCTACCCCGCGTATTCCGACGAATCGGTTCTAACTCCTTCAAAGCTTTATATGGAATACGGACTTCTGCAACTCACTCCGTTCTACAGACAGACCTGGTTCATGGTCGCTTTGGCAGCTATgtccattatcatcatcatcatgataATAGCTATATTATGTGTGAAAAGCAAAAGTTATAAATACAAAC AAGAAGCTCAAAAAACCCTAGAAGAATCCATGGCGATGTCGGTCGGCGATCACCAGGATCTCGCGCTGGACTACTATCGTTCGCGAAACGGCAACGCTAGCACCAACAGCCTCTCCAATCTCAATAAGAAAGGGACGTTGTCTCGGAAGCCCCCTTCCCATCAGCCTCCGCCGGTGGTAGGTAAATCTCCGCCGAGGCCGTCTCCGGCCTCTGTGCCCTACAACTCGGACGAGGAGAGTTTAAAGGGCTACGACGAGAACCCGGACGATAGTAGCGTGACTGAGAAACCTTCCGAAATGAGTTCCTCTGATTCTCAA GGTTCAGAGAGTGAAAACGAGAGCGTTCGATCCGACCCCCACTCGTTCGTCAATCACTACGCCAACGTCAACGACACCTTACGACAATCGTGGAAACGTCAGAAACCCGTTCGGAACTATTCGAGTTACACCGACTCGGAGCCCGAAGGCAGTGCCGTCGTCAGTCTCAACGGGGGGCAAATCATTATGAACAACATGGCGAGATCGAGGGCGCCTCTACCGGGTTTCTCGTCGTTTGTATAA